A genomic window from Streptomyces sp. 846.5 includes:
- a CDS encoding chorismate mutase: protein MTESRAAENTEAVDAHALAELSRLRGSIDNIDAAIVHMLAERFKCTQEVGRLKAEYRLPAADPGREREQIERLRELAGNARLDPAFAEKFLNFIIAEVIRHHETIARA, encoded by the coding sequence ATGACCGAGAGCCGCGCCGCCGAGAACACCGAGGCGGTGGACGCCCACGCGCTGGCGGAGCTGTCCCGTCTGCGGGGGAGTATCGACAACATCGACGCGGCGATCGTCCATATGCTCGCCGAGCGCTTCAAGTGCACCCAGGAGGTCGGGCGGCTGAAGGCCGAGTACCGTCTGCCCGCGGCCGATCCTGGCCGTGAGCGGGAGCAGATCGAGCGGCTGCGGGAGCTGGCCGGGAACGCCCGCCTGGACCCGGCCTTCGCGGAGAAGTTCCTGAACTTCATCATCGCCGAGGTCATCCGCCACCACGAGACCATCGCCCGGGCCTGA
- a CDS encoding decaprenyl-phosphate phosphoribosyltransferase → MSEQLNGSIPVDPADPLLDRFVALIPAGERTPLRLAAGLLQTARPRQWIKNVLVVAAPVAAGDLFARTVPLRLAVAFLVFTCASAAVYLVNDAKDVHADRRHPVKCHRPVASGLVPVRLAYVTGLVLAALAVTAALLLCSTAAAVVVVAYLVMQFAYCTSLKHMLLVDLAVVAAGFLLRAMVGGLAVGLPLSRWFLITAGFGALFMVSAKRYSELLLMRDHGGRSRALLDAYSDTYLRFVWQLAGGVTVLSYCLWALGTAGAADPAAGAGAAGLLPWRQLSIVPFVLGVMRYAVFADRGTAGAPEEILLKDRPLQLIAAAWLAVYGLAVWNL, encoded by the coding sequence ATGTCGGAGCAGCTGAACGGGTCCATACCCGTCGACCCGGCCGATCCCCTGCTGGACCGCTTCGTCGCGCTGATACCGGCCGGCGAGCGGACGCCGCTGCGGCTCGCCGCAGGCCTGCTGCAGACGGCCAGACCGCGTCAGTGGATCAAGAACGTGCTGGTGGTGGCCGCCCCGGTGGCCGCCGGCGACCTGTTCGCCCGCACCGTCCCGCTGCGCCTCGCAGTGGCCTTCCTGGTCTTCACCTGCGCCTCTGCCGCGGTCTACCTGGTCAACGACGCCAAGGACGTGCACGCGGACCGGCGCCACCCGGTGAAGTGCCACCGCCCGGTCGCCTCCGGGCTGGTCCCGGTACGGCTCGCCTACGTGACCGGGCTGGTGCTCGCCGCTCTCGCCGTCACGGCCGCGCTGCTGCTCTGCAGTACGGCGGCGGCCGTGGTGGTGGTCGCCTACCTGGTCATGCAGTTCGCCTACTGCACCTCGCTGAAGCACATGCTGCTGGTCGACCTGGCCGTGGTCGCCGCCGGGTTCCTGCTGCGCGCCATGGTCGGCGGTCTCGCCGTCGGGCTGCCGCTGTCACGCTGGTTCCTGATCACGGCGGGGTTCGGCGCGCTGTTCATGGTGTCCGCCAAGCGCTACTCGGAACTGCTGCTGATGCGCGACCACGGCGGCCGCAGCCGCGCCCTGCTGGACGCCTACAGCGACACCTACCTGCGCTTCGTCTGGCAGCTCGCCGGCGGCGTGACCGTACTCAGCTACTGCCTCTGGGCCCTGGGCACCGCCGGCGCCGCGGATCCCGCGGCAGGAGCGGGCGCGGCCGGACTGCTGCCCTGGCGCCAGCTCTCCATCGTCCCCTTCGTGCTCGGTGTGATGCGCTACGCCGTCTTCGCTGACCGCGGCACCGCGGGAGCCCCGGAGGAGATCCTGCTCAAGGACCGCCCGCTGCAGCTCATCGCCGCGGCCTGGCTCGCCGTGTACGGGCTGGCGGTCTGGAACCTCTGA
- a CDS encoding AMP-binding protein — MPTLTTPTNPHAKSYADPLRSADQVALHWLGDSGEAELYTFDGLEDQVRRAARVFRTAGVGEGDAVLVFLPAMPEAVIATLACERLGARAVIETETGPHGAVTGPGAAAVLREWIRAEQPRVVVTADAVMVSGGLQSPKVSVDRALRGHRGMPDTAVPTVGTVLVVQRNSYPVGWTPGRDRWWHQALAGSVSRRSRTPMASVTSSSSKSR; from the coding sequence ATGCCGACCCTCACGACGCCGACGAATCCGCACGCGAAGTCGTACGCCGATCCGCTCCGATCCGCCGATCAGGTGGCCCTGCACTGGTTGGGCGACAGCGGCGAAGCCGAGCTCTACACCTTCGACGGGCTGGAGGACCAGGTGAGACGGGCCGCCCGGGTGTTCCGGACGGCCGGGGTGGGCGAGGGCGACGCGGTGCTGGTGTTCCTGCCCGCGATGCCCGAGGCGGTGATCGCGACGCTGGCCTGCGAGCGGCTGGGCGCGCGGGCGGTGATCGAGACGGAGACCGGACCCCACGGCGCCGTGACCGGCCCCGGCGCGGCCGCGGTGCTGCGGGAGTGGATCCGTGCCGAACAGCCCCGGGTCGTGGTGACCGCCGACGCCGTCATGGTGAGCGGCGGGCTGCAGTCACCGAAGGTCTCGGTCGACCGGGCGCTGCGCGGACACCGCGGGATGCCGGACACCGCCGTGCCGACGGTCGGCACCGTGCTGGTGGTGCAGCGGAACTCCTACCCGGTGGGCTGGACCCCCGGCCGGGACCGCTGGTGGCATCAGGCGCTGGCGGGCAGCGTGTCCAGGAGGTCCCGGACGCCGATGGCCTCGGTGACCTCCAGCTCCTCGAAGAGCCGCTGA
- a CDS encoding AAA family ATPase, with translation MPPLSPAPGGALGTDPGAEAGRAVAAILDAALHGAERGTVVDSPPGAGKSTLVVRAARELVGAGERLMIVAQTNSQVDDLVDRLATADPELTVGRLHGSDAAPAPEALRHPSVSASTKPTDLLECSVVVSTAAKWQWVKDVDPWRHAIVDEAYQMRSDALLAVARLFERALFVGDPGQLDPFSIVGTDQWAGLSYDPSSSAVMTLLAHNPRIVPHRLPVSWRLPASAAPLVSAAFYPYAPFRSGTGPGDRRLTLAARGDGSAADRVIDVAAESGWGLLELPARHTVRTDPEAVRAVATVVRRLLDRAGTAVSERGSAPLSADRIAVGTAHRDQAAAVRAALVALGVPVDGGSADGAKAVTVDTANRLQGREYDVTVVLHPLSGRPDATAFHLETGRLCVLASRHRHACIVVARAGIAELLDEHPSTEPVQLGVTVKFPDGWTANHAVLEHLSEHRVPG, from the coding sequence GTGCCTCCCCTCTCCCCCGCGCCCGGCGGCGCCCTCGGCACCGACCCCGGCGCCGAGGCGGGCCGCGCCGTCGCGGCGATCCTCGACGCGGCCCTGCACGGCGCCGAGCGCGGCACCGTGGTCGACTCCCCGCCCGGCGCCGGCAAGTCCACGCTGGTGGTACGGGCCGCCCGGGAGCTGGTCGGCGCCGGTGAGCGGCTGATGATCGTCGCGCAGACCAACAGCCAGGTGGACGACCTGGTGGACCGGCTGGCCACCGCCGACCCGGAGCTCACCGTCGGACGGCTGCACGGCAGCGACGCCGCCCCCGCGCCCGAGGCGCTGCGGCATCCGTCGGTGTCCGCCTCCACCAAGCCGACCGACCTGCTGGAGTGCTCGGTCGTGGTGTCCACCGCCGCCAAGTGGCAGTGGGTCAAGGACGTCGACCCCTGGCGGCACGCCATCGTCGACGAGGCGTACCAGATGCGCTCGGACGCGCTGCTCGCCGTCGCCAGGCTCTTCGAGCGGGCCCTGTTCGTCGGCGACCCGGGCCAGTTGGACCCGTTCTCCATCGTCGGCACCGACCAGTGGGCGGGGCTGAGTTACGACCCGTCCAGCAGCGCGGTGATGACCCTGCTCGCCCACAACCCGAGGATCGTGCCGCACCGGCTGCCGGTGTCCTGGCGGCTCCCGGCCTCGGCAGCGCCGCTGGTCTCGGCCGCGTTCTACCCCTACGCGCCGTTCCGCTCGGGCACCGGGCCGGGGGACCGCCGGCTCACCCTGGCCGCCCGGGGCGACGGCTCGGCCGCCGACCGGGTCATCGATGTCGCGGCCGAGTCCGGCTGGGGCCTGCTGGAGCTGCCCGCCCGGCACACGGTGCGCACCGACCCGGAGGCCGTCCGCGCGGTCGCCACCGTGGTCCGACGGCTGCTGGACCGCGCCGGGACGGCGGTCTCCGAGCGCGGCAGCGCCCCGCTCAGCGCCGACCGGATCGCGGTCGGCACCGCCCACCGCGACCAGGCCGCCGCGGTCCGGGCCGCCCTGGTGGCTCTGGGCGTCCCGGTGGACGGCGGCTCGGCGGACGGCGCGAAGGCAGTCACCGTCGACACCGCGAACCGGCTGCAGGGGCGCGAGTACGACGTCACCGTGGTGCTTCACCCGCTGTCCGGCCGGCCGGACGCGACCGCCTTCCACCTGGAGACCGGCCGGCTGTGCGTACTTGCCTCCCGGCACCGGCACGCCTGTATCGTCGTTGCCCGGGCCGGAATCGCCGAGCTGCTGGACGAGCACCCCTCGACCGAGCCGGTTCAGCTGGGCGTCACGGTGAAGTTCCCGGACGGATGGACCGCCAACCACGCCGTCCTGGAGCACCTGAGCGAGCACCGCGTGCCCGGCTGA
- a CDS encoding YkvA family protein, with translation MKKAVPSPDAKRRPLDRMSVGRSAWGLYRETRRPGAPGLIRRLVAAPLLVKDVTFGRYPGLRPGRLYGFFLLMAVYVISPIDAIPDFIPVIGWGDDTLVVLWFMNGLMRESGRYVEWRRAGRLTA, from the coding sequence ATGAAGAAGGCCGTTCCATCGCCCGACGCCAAGCGACGGCCCCTGGACCGGATGTCCGTCGGCCGATCGGCGTGGGGGCTGTACCGGGAGACCAGGCGGCCCGGCGCGCCCGGGCTGATCCGCCGCCTGGTCGCCGCGCCACTGCTGGTCAAGGATGTGACCTTCGGCCGCTACCCGGGTCTGAGGCCGGGTCGGCTCTACGGGTTCTTCCTGCTGATGGCCGTGTATGTGATCAGCCCCATCGACGCCATACCCGACTTCATCCCGGTGATCGGCTGGGGTGACGACACCCTGGTGGTGCTCTGGTTCATGAACGGCCTGATGCGCGAGTCGGGCCGGTACGTCGAGTGGAGGCGCGCCGGGCGCCTGACCGCCTGA
- a CDS encoding class F sortase: protein MAATSALLVGAAISVLSGCGHTATPAHSLPGPSPSAVAGTVRPVPSSQAAAAAARLSADGLTKSAPQRIDIPTIDVHAPLARMGLADDGSVATPPFSEPGTAGWYGRSVTPGEVGTSLIVGHVDTHRGPAVFYLLSSLRRGDPVEVDRSDHSTAVFTVDSVQAILRTDFDERKVYADASRPELRLITCGGTFDRKTQEYSSNVVVFAHLTEVHRTAAKQ, encoded by the coding sequence GTGGCGGCCACGAGCGCGCTCCTGGTCGGAGCGGCGATCTCGGTTCTGAGCGGGTGCGGGCACACCGCGACGCCCGCGCACTCCCTCCCCGGTCCGTCGCCCAGCGCGGTCGCCGGCACCGTCCGACCCGTGCCGTCCAGCCAGGCCGCCGCCGCGGCGGCGAGGCTCTCCGCGGACGGGCTGACCAAGTCCGCTCCCCAGCGGATCGACATCCCCACGATCGACGTGCACGCGCCACTGGCCAGGATGGGCCTGGCCGACGACGGCTCGGTGGCGACCCCGCCCTTCTCCGAGCCGGGCACCGCCGGCTGGTACGGGAGGTCCGTCACGCCCGGGGAGGTGGGCACCTCGCTGATCGTCGGGCATGTGGACACCCACCGCGGCCCCGCGGTCTTCTACCTGCTCAGCTCGCTCCGCCGGGGGGACCCGGTCGAGGTCGACCGGTCCGACCACAGCACGGCGGTCTTCACCGTCGACTCCGTCCAGGCGATCCTGCGGACCGACTTCGACGAGCGGAAGGTCTACGCCGACGCCTCCCGGCCCGAACTCCGTCTGATCACCTGCGGCGGCACCTTCGACCGGAAGACGCAGGAGTACTCCAGCAACGTCGTCGTGTTCGCACACCTCACCGAGGTGCACCGGACCGCTGCCAAGCAGTGA
- a CDS encoding bifunctional DNA primase/polymerase → MSGVPHFPSCSAPHPRTNGRVDMWTHESIEYVTVAGEAWLASASEYPRSMRALWESRPWAPTVLPCGRTFDVVNLPGVFGRRVLDELWESGPGCGPVATHRGRILVFAEVGAAQRLRTLLVWEEWARGVPPVLCHGAGDAITVPPVQRMADAPEGPNRWIVAPDTREPWLPGASVLLWACVRAARGDSAPAVPPAPVELPSPATVPSAGPAPAPRASLTVVELATSHLPTA, encoded by the coding sequence CTGTCCGGCGTTCCCCACTTCCCGTCCTGCTCCGCTCCCCACCCCCGTACCAATGGAAGGGTGGATATGTGGACGCATGAGTCGATCGAGTACGTCACCGTGGCCGGGGAGGCCTGGCTGGCTTCGGCCAGCGAGTACCCGCGCAGTATGCGGGCGCTGTGGGAGTCGCGCCCCTGGGCGCCCACCGTGCTGCCCTGCGGGCGCACCTTCGACGTGGTGAACCTGCCCGGCGTGTTCGGCCGCCGGGTGCTCGACGAGCTGTGGGAGTCGGGGCCCGGCTGCGGACCCGTGGCCACCCATCGCGGCCGGATCCTGGTCTTCGCCGAGGTCGGCGCGGCACAGCGGCTGCGCACCCTGCTGGTCTGGGAGGAGTGGGCCCGCGGTGTCCCGCCGGTGCTCTGCCACGGCGCCGGCGACGCCATCACCGTCCCCCCGGTCCAGCGGATGGCGGACGCCCCGGAGGGTCCCAACCGCTGGATCGTCGCCCCCGACACCCGCGAGCCCTGGCTCCCCGGCGCCTCCGTCCTGCTCTGGGCCTGCGTCCGCGCCGCCCGCGGCGACTCCGCACCGGCCGTGCCGCCCGCCCCGGTGGAGCTGCCGTCGCCCGCGACCGTTCCCTCGGCCGGGCCCGCACCGGCTCCGCGCGCATCGCTCACGGTGGTCGAGCTCGCCACCTCGCACCTGCCGACCGCCTGA
- a CDS encoding AfsR/SARP family transcriptional regulator — translation MRSGTNGAEPGLRFRVLGEVRGQLGDRALRLGSPQQIAVLVRLLLNHGHSVSIAELVDGIWGGAPPARAIGTVRTYVSRLRTELEPSRASRTPAQVLLSTGDGYTLRMDPDCLDLHAFERLLAAGDRAAAAGEPQRAVDLLTQALSLWRGGALAGVPGGYAEGQRRRLAELWLSGVESRIGLDLELGRTDQAIAALGPLTTEFPLRERLRALLMLALYRSGRQAEALGVHADTRRLLIDELGVEPGPELAVLQRRILAADPELTPSIRSTAVGGASPGGSAEGGGVSGGILALTTVPAQLPPDIPDFSGRTKLVEEIVDALHRSPGQAVAICALAGIGGVGKTTLAVHCAHEVRGSFPDGQLYLDLRGAGTNPVDPAAALAEFLEVLGVPSAQLPDTVERRTALYRSVLADRRVLVLLDNMRDSTQIRPLLPSTGSSTVLVTGRGRPAGLPGVRLVDIDVFQEEEAVELFAAVAGAERVAAEPAAVREVVLACSLLPLAVRIVASRLAVRPSWTVASLARRLADQRRRLDELQVGDLAVESTFQLGYLQLGEEQARAFRLLSLPEGPGCSTPDAAALLGLPATEAESLAESLVDAGLLESEEPGRYRYHDLLRLFARRRAEETDPEPVRRRSLLLLLDHLLACVRNASRTLEGDDMVSWSLHRTVGAGEPLTDADEAREWLRAQRALLLAVLGQALRQAPTESLPAVVDLLLGWMWLIDPEVHAEDFHTVLAQALTVAQETGRENGDARGEARLHYLVGMLHGLTGDGAPAEASLRRSLECLDPARGGVEDHPEIHYTVAAELAVVLNAAGRSEEALPYLELARDLCRDLGHQADEARLLGNIARAHLTGGRPAEALEAARDAVRTARAAEHPTCLADALYQLGTVLLGNDQHREASTRLIEAVEMLRRQERYSTEGCALARLSSCYLAMDASSEAVRCAEQALELGRQVSARYCQGLAQEALGRALVRLGQSERGRGCLTEAQRLFEELEVTEAIGVRDLLDTLPASA, via the coding sequence ATGCGCAGCGGAACGAACGGGGCGGAGCCCGGCTTGAGGTTCCGCGTACTCGGCGAGGTCCGGGGGCAGCTCGGTGACCGGGCACTGCGACTTGGCTCGCCGCAGCAGATCGCCGTCCTGGTCAGGCTGCTGCTGAACCATGGGCACAGCGTCTCGATCGCCGAGCTGGTGGACGGGATCTGGGGCGGAGCGCCGCCCGCGCGCGCGATCGGGACGGTGCGCACCTACGTCTCCCGGCTGCGCACCGAACTCGAACCGAGCCGGGCCAGCCGGACACCGGCGCAGGTCCTGCTGTCCACCGGGGACGGCTACACGCTCCGGATGGACCCGGACTGCCTGGATCTGCACGCCTTCGAACGCCTGCTGGCCGCCGGCGACCGGGCGGCCGCCGCCGGGGAGCCGCAGCGGGCGGTGGACCTGCTCACCCAGGCCCTGTCGCTGTGGCGCGGCGGAGCGCTCGCCGGGGTCCCCGGCGGATACGCCGAGGGCCAGCGGCGCAGGCTGGCCGAGCTCTGGCTCTCCGGGGTCGAGTCCCGGATCGGCCTGGACCTGGAACTGGGCCGCACCGATCAGGCGATCGCCGCACTGGGGCCGCTCACCACCGAGTTCCCGCTGCGGGAGCGGCTGCGGGCGCTGCTGATGCTGGCGCTCTACCGCAGCGGCAGGCAGGCCGAGGCGCTCGGCGTGCACGCGGACACCCGAAGGCTGCTGATCGACGAGCTGGGCGTCGAACCCGGTCCGGAGCTCGCGGTACTGCAGCGCCGGATCCTGGCGGCCGACCCGGAGTTGACCCCCTCGATCAGGTCGACGGCCGTGGGCGGTGCGTCGCCCGGCGGGTCGGCCGAGGGCGGCGGGGTCTCCGGCGGCATCCTCGCCCTGACCACCGTTCCGGCCCAGCTTCCGCCGGACATACCGGACTTCAGCGGCCGCACCAAGCTCGTCGAGGAGATCGTCGACGCGCTGCACCGCTCGCCCGGCCAGGCCGTGGCGATCTGCGCGCTGGCCGGGATCGGCGGGGTCGGCAAGACCACGCTGGCCGTGCACTGCGCGCACGAGGTCCGCGGCTCGTTCCCGGACGGGCAGCTCTACCTGGACCTGCGCGGCGCCGGCACCAACCCGGTCGACCCCGCCGCGGCGCTGGCCGAGTTCCTGGAGGTGCTCGGCGTACCGTCCGCCCAGCTGCCCGACACGGTGGAGCGGCGGACCGCCCTGTACCGGTCGGTGCTGGCCGACCGCCGGGTGCTGGTGCTGCTGGACAACATGCGGGACTCCACCCAGATCAGGCCGCTGCTGCCGAGCACCGGCAGCAGCACCGTGCTGGTGACCGGACGCGGCAGGCCGGCCGGCCTGCCCGGGGTGCGGCTGGTGGACATCGACGTGTTCCAGGAGGAGGAGGCGGTCGAGCTCTTCGCCGCGGTGGCCGGGGCCGAGCGGGTGGCCGCCGAGCCCGCGGCGGTGCGCGAGGTCGTCCTCGCCTGCTCGCTGCTGCCCCTCGCGGTGCGGATCGTCGCCTCCCGGCTCGCGGTCCGCCCCTCCTGGACGGTCGCCTCGCTGGCACGCCGACTGGCCGACCAGCGGCGGCGGCTGGACGAGCTGCAGGTCGGCGACCTGGCCGTGGAGTCGACCTTCCAACTCGGCTACCTGCAGCTGGGCGAGGAGCAGGCGCGCGCCTTCCGGCTGCTCTCCCTGCCCGAGGGCCCCGGCTGCTCGACCCCCGACGCCGCGGCCCTGCTCGGCCTCCCGGCCACCGAGGCCGAGTCGCTGGCCGAGTCACTGGTCGACGCCGGGCTGCTGGAGAGCGAGGAGCCCGGCCGCTACCGCTACCACGACCTGCTCCGGCTCTTCGCCCGCCGGCGCGCGGAGGAGACCGACCCGGAGCCGGTCCGCCGCCGCAGCCTGCTGCTCCTGCTGGACCATCTGCTGGCCTGCGTCCGCAATGCCTCGCGGACCCTGGAGGGCGACGACATGGTCAGCTGGAGCCTGCACCGCACGGTCGGGGCGGGCGAGCCGCTCACCGACGCCGACGAGGCGCGCGAATGGCTGCGGGCCCAGCGCGCGCTGCTGCTCGCGGTGCTGGGACAGGCGCTGCGGCAGGCTCCGACCGAGTCGCTGCCTGCGGTGGTGGACCTGCTGCTCGGCTGGATGTGGCTGATCGACCCCGAGGTCCACGCCGAGGACTTCCACACCGTGCTGGCCCAGGCCCTGACGGTGGCCCAGGAGACCGGTAGGGAGAACGGCGACGCCCGCGGCGAGGCGCGGCTGCACTACCTGGTCGGCATGCTGCACGGGCTCACCGGGGACGGCGCACCCGCCGAGGCGTCGCTGCGCCGGTCGCTGGAGTGCCTCGACCCGGCCCGGGGCGGTGTCGAGGACCACCCAGAGATCCACTACACCGTGGCGGCCGAGCTCGCCGTGGTGCTGAACGCAGCGGGCCGCTCGGAGGAGGCGCTGCCCTATCTGGAGCTGGCCCGGGACCTGTGCCGCGACCTGGGCCACCAGGCGGACGAGGCCCGGCTGCTGGGCAACATCGCCCGGGCGCACCTCACCGGCGGCAGGCCGGCCGAGGCGCTGGAGGCGGCGCGCGACGCGGTGCGCACCGCCCGGGCCGCCGAGCACCCCACCTGCCTGGCCGACGCGCTGTACCAGCTGGGCACCGTCCTGCTCGGCAACGACCAGCACCGCGAGGCCAGCACCCGGCTGATCGAGGCCGTCGAGATGCTGCGCCGCCAGGAGCGCTACTCGACCGAGGGCTGCGCGCTGGCGCGACTCTCCTCCTGCTACCTGGCCATGGACGCCTCCTCGGAGGCGGTCCGCTGCGCGGAGCAGGCGCTGGAGCTGGGCCGCCAGGTCAGCGCCCGCTACTGCCAGGGCCTGGCCCAGGAGGCACTGGGCCGGGCGCTGGTCCGGCTGGGTCAGAGCGAGCGGGGCCGCGGCTGCCTGACGGAGGCTCAGCGGCTCTTCGAGGAGCTGGAGGTCACCGAGGCCATCGGCGTCCGGGACCTCCTGGACACGCTGCCCGCCAGCGCCTGA
- a CDS encoding acetylxylan esterase yields the protein MALFDLPLDELRSYRSSAAEPADFDQFWSKTLAETRSHDLDARFERVETGLSTVEVHDVTFAGYGGQPVKGWLVLPAGTVEPLPLVVEFIGYGGGRGQAHTHLLWASAGFAHFVMDTRGQGSGWATGDTPDPVGSTPAYPGFMTRGIEDPHDYYYRRVFADGVRAVEAARSHPLTDSSRTAVTGVSQGGGITLAVSGLVPDLLAAAPDVPFLCDFPRAITMTDSHPYREIGNYLKTHRNRIEQARRTLGYFDGVHFAARAGAPALFSTALEDDVCPPSTVFAAFNAYANEDKAIEVYDFNGHEGGGPFQQAVQLAWLPPRLRQG from the coding sequence ATGGCCCTGTTCGACCTGCCCCTGGACGAGCTCCGCAGCTACCGCAGTTCGGCGGCCGAGCCCGCCGACTTCGACCAGTTCTGGTCCAAGACCCTGGCCGAGACCCGGTCGCACGACCTCGACGCCCGCTTCGAACGGGTCGAGACCGGACTGTCCACGGTGGAGGTCCACGACGTGACCTTCGCCGGGTACGGCGGACAGCCGGTCAAGGGGTGGCTCGTACTGCCGGCCGGAACGGTCGAACCGCTGCCGCTGGTGGTGGAGTTCATCGGCTACGGCGGCGGACGGGGACAGGCGCACACCCATCTGCTCTGGGCCTCGGCCGGTTTCGCCCACTTCGTCATGGACACCCGTGGTCAGGGCAGCGGCTGGGCGACCGGTGACACCCCGGACCCGGTCGGCAGCACGCCCGCCTACCCCGGCTTCATGACCAGGGGCATCGAGGACCCGCACGACTACTACTACCGCCGGGTCTTCGCCGACGGGGTGCGCGCCGTCGAGGCAGCCCGCTCGCACCCGCTCACCGACTCCTCGCGCACCGCCGTGACCGGGGTCAGCCAGGGCGGCGGGATCACCCTGGCCGTCAGCGGCCTGGTCCCCGACCTGCTGGCGGCCGCGCCGGACGTCCCGTTCCTCTGCGACTTCCCGCGCGCGATCACGATGACCGACAGCCACCCCTACCGGGAGATCGGCAACTACCTGAAGACCCACCGCAACCGGATCGAGCAGGCCCGCCGCACCCTCGGCTACTTCGACGGCGTGCACTTCGCGGCCCGCGCCGGAGCGCCCGCGCTGTTCTCCACCGCACTGGAGGACGACGTCTGCCCGCCGTCCACGGTCTTCGCCGCGTTCAACGCCTACGCGAACGAGGACAAGGCGATCGAGGTGTACGACTTCAACGGCCACGAGGGCGGCGGCCCGTTCCAGCAGGCCGTCCAGCTGGCCTGGCTGCCGCCGCGGCTCCGGCAGGGCTGA
- a CDS encoding RIO1 family regulatory kinase/ATPase: MRDSYSDSESFSRVRPKGGGKRNRLNEVAEYDGYFARTGSTSDGPPEGDRWSTWDQSTPTEKGPEPRPDWVVTELGAVDSERGIVKTGKEGDVFLLERGVPGTDRRTLLAAKRYRDGQHRMFHRDSGYLEGRVHKESRISRAMAKRTDFGKQAIAGQWAAAEFSALCRLWSSGVAVPYPVQITGTEILMEFIGDPSGTAAPRLAQLRSEEADLEDLWGQLTRNLVLFARAGFAHGDLSAYNILVHEGRLVIIDVPQIVDVIANPRGRSFLERDVRNVGAWFAARGLAEERVERLARELAFDARLD, from the coding sequence GTGCGCGACAGCTATTCCGACAGTGAGTCCTTCAGCCGCGTCCGCCCCAAGGGCGGAGGCAAGCGCAACCGCCTCAACGAAGTAGCCGAGTACGACGGCTACTTCGCCCGCACCGGTTCCACCTCCGACGGCCCGCCCGAGGGCGACCGCTGGAGCACCTGGGACCAGTCGACCCCGACCGAGAAGGGTCCCGAGCCTCGTCCCGACTGGGTGGTGACGGAGCTGGGCGCGGTCGACTCCGAGCGCGGCATCGTCAAGACCGGCAAGGAGGGCGACGTCTTCCTGCTGGAGCGCGGCGTCCCCGGCACCGACCGGCGCACCCTGCTGGCCGCCAAGCGCTACCGCGACGGCCAGCACCGGATGTTCCACCGCGACTCCGGCTACCTGGAGGGCCGCGTCCACAAGGAGTCCCGGATCAGCCGCGCCATGGCCAAGCGCACCGACTTCGGCAAGCAGGCCATCGCCGGCCAGTGGGCCGCCGCCGAGTTCTCGGCGCTGTGCCGGCTGTGGTCCTCGGGCGTGGCGGTGCCCTACCCGGTGCAGATCACCGGCACCGAGATCCTGATGGAGTTCATCGGCGACCCCTCCGGCACGGCCGCCCCGAGGCTGGCCCAACTCCGCAGCGAGGAGGCCGACCTGGAGGACCTGTGGGGGCAACTGACCCGCAATCTCGTGCTGTTCGCCCGGGCCGGCTTCGCCCACGGCGACCTCTCCGCCTACAACATCCTGGTCCACGAGGGACGGCTGGTCATCATCGACGTCCCGCAGATCGTCGACGTCATCGCCAACCCCCGCGGCCGCTCCTTCCTCGAACGCGATGTCCGCAACGTCGGCGCCTGGTTCGCCGCGCGCGGGCTCGCCGAGGAGCGCGTCGAGCGACTGGCCCGGGAGCTGGCCTTCGACGCGCGGCTGGACTGA